One segment of Arcanobacterium haemolyticum DSM 20595 DNA contains the following:
- a CDS encoding dihydroorotate dehydrogenase, with protein MNRLSVSLCGIDLDNPVMGASGTFGFGAEFAALWDINELGTFSFKGTTAEPRHGKAQPRIAEAPGGMLNAIGLANPGVDAVVAHELPAMKSYFHKPVMANVAGFSIAEYKHVAATLDAVENVGWLEINVSCPNVHDGGKTFADSPESAAEVCAEIKSVTSKPVIMKLSPNSSRVVEIAQACEVAGADALSLINTFVGMRLNLRTGAPILANRTGGVSGPGVFPMAIRLIWDVSHAVNIPIIGIGGVQSAADVLEMMHAGATAVQVGTANLIDPYACHTIIRDLPGEMNRNGISSLRDLVKKYEKGIN; from the coding sequence ATGAATCGCTTGAGCGTATCGCTGTGCGGGATCGATTTAGATAACCCCGTGATGGGAGCATCTGGAACGTTCGGTTTTGGGGCTGAGTTTGCTGCGTTGTGGGACATTAACGAATTGGGAACCTTTTCGTTTAAGGGGACGACGGCGGAGCCGCGCCACGGAAAAGCTCAGCCACGGATTGCCGAGGCGCCGGGCGGGATGCTGAATGCTATCGGTTTGGCCAACCCGGGTGTGGATGCGGTAGTGGCGCACGAGTTGCCCGCCATGAAGTCGTACTTCCATAAACCTGTGATGGCGAATGTGGCGGGCTTTTCGATTGCTGAATATAAGCATGTGGCCGCCACACTGGATGCGGTGGAGAATGTGGGCTGGTTGGAGATCAACGTTTCTTGCCCAAATGTTCACGACGGCGGAAAGACGTTTGCTGATTCGCCCGAATCGGCGGCGGAGGTATGCGCAGAGATTAAGAGCGTTACGTCTAAGCCAGTCATTATGAAGCTCTCACCTAACTCATCGCGCGTGGTTGAGATTGCCCAAGCGTGTGAGGTTGCCGGAGCCGATGCGTTGAGTCTGATTAACACGTTCGTGGGAATGCGGTTGAACCTACGTACGGGCGCGCCGATTTTGGCGAACCGCACGGGAGGGGTGTCCGGCCCAGGAGTGTTCCCGATGGCAATTCGCTTGATATGGGATGTGAGCCACGCGGTGAACATTCCCATCATTGGAATCGGGGGAGTACAAAGTGCGGCAGACGTGCTGGAAATGATGCACGCTGGAGCCACTGCTGTGCAAGTAGGAACAGCCAACTTGATCGATCCATACGCCTGCCACACGATTATTCGCGATCTACCAGGGGAGATGAACCGCAACGGGATCTCTTCACTTCGTGACTTAGTAAAGAAATACGAGAAAGGAATCAACTAA
- a CDS encoding dihydroorotate dehydrogenase electron transfer subunit, with amino-acid sequence MTNLRGDARVVANEPLTEQIYRLRFECAGFEQAYPGQFVNVSIPGFFLRRPLAIADCEWCDGRAIVSVIIAKVGAGTRALAEIAVGSVIDVLGPLGHGFDMSCVGDRPVLIGGGSGIPPLYFAAKAAVAQGARPQVVLGFRTASAVYAADEFAALGCDVSVTTEDGSFGVRGYVTAALPQDTRQVLACGPEGMLRSLKAQVSGHLQVSLESHMGCGFGACLGCSVPTVRGLERVCVEGPVFDGADVLEEVA; translated from the coding sequence ATGACGAATCTTCGTGGAGACGCCCGCGTGGTTGCGAACGAACCATTGACGGAACAGATTTATCGCCTTCGGTTCGAATGCGCCGGTTTCGAACAGGCATATCCGGGCCAGTTCGTGAACGTGAGCATTCCGGGTTTTTTCTTGCGGCGCCCGTTGGCTATCGCGGATTGTGAGTGGTGTGATGGCCGCGCGATCGTGAGCGTGATTATTGCCAAGGTGGGTGCTGGCACACGGGCGCTCGCGGAGATTGCAGTGGGTTCTGTGATTGACGTGTTGGGCCCGTTGGGGCACGGCTTTGATATGAGTTGCGTGGGGGATCGCCCGGTGTTGATTGGTGGCGGTTCGGGGATTCCTCCGTTGTATTTTGCGGCGAAGGCTGCGGTTGCGCAGGGGGCGCGGCCGCAGGTGGTGCTGGGTTTTCGGACGGCGAGCGCGGTTTATGCGGCGGATGAGTTTGCCGCGTTGGGGTGTGACGTGAGTGTGACTACTGAGGACGGTTCGTTCGGCGTGCGAGGGTATGTGACGGCCGCGTTGCCACAGGATACCCGGCAGGTTTTGGCGTGTGGCCCAGAAGGCATGTTGCGTTCTCTAAAAGCGCAGGTGAGTGGGCATCTTCAGGTGAGTTTGGAGAGTCACATGGGGTGCGGTTTTGGTGCGTGTTTGGGTTGTAGTGTGCCCACGGTTCGCGGGTTGGAGCGCGTGTGCGTGGAAGGCCCAGTTTTCGATGGCGCTGACGTTCTTGAGGAGGTTGCGTGA
- the pyrF gene encoding orotidine-5'-phosphate decarboxylase, whose product MNRDVIIACDFDSAQTLIEFLDLFTEEKPFVKFGMEIFYSAGAQLVRDVKKRGHKIFLDLKLHDIPQTVHKTMRVLSGLDVDMTNLHCAGGIAMMEAARNGLTRDDGTRPLLIGVTQLTSTSQATLENELLIKEPVADVVATYARNAKSAGLDGVVCSPLESGIVHNKLGSSFLTVTPGIRFADSTKDDQCRITTPEGAKELGSNMIVVGRPITQAIDPVAAYTRCVKEFCS is encoded by the coding sequence ATGAACCGTGACGTCATTATTGCGTGCGATTTCGATTCAGCACAGACGCTGATCGAATTTTTAGACCTCTTCACTGAAGAAAAACCCTTCGTGAAATTCGGAATGGAAATATTTTATTCTGCCGGGGCGCAACTAGTTCGCGACGTGAAGAAGCGCGGACACAAAATCTTCCTTGATCTCAAACTCCATGACATTCCACAAACTGTTCACAAAACAATGCGGGTCCTTTCCGGACTAGACGTGGATATGACAAACCTTCATTGTGCTGGCGGAATAGCCATGATGGAAGCGGCACGTAACGGGCTTACCCGTGACGATGGCACACGGCCGCTCCTGATAGGAGTCACCCAACTTACCTCAACCAGCCAAGCCACACTCGAAAACGAACTCCTCATCAAAGAACCGGTTGCTGACGTAGTAGCAACATACGCACGCAACGCCAAAAGCGCAGGACTCGACGGCGTGGTCTGCTCTCCACTCGAATCCGGAATCGTCCACAACAAACTCGGTTCATCCTTTCTCACAGTCACACCCGGTATCCGATTCGCAGACTCTACCAAAGACGATCAATGCCGAATTACCACACCAGAAGGCGCCAAAGAACTCGGCTCCAACATGATCGTTGTGGGCCGCCCAATCACCCAAGCCATCGATCCAGTTGCCGCTTACACCCGTTGCGTAAAGGAATTTTGCTCATGA